GCTGACCACTTGTTCCGTGATCTCATCCTGCAGGGCAAAGATGTCGTCGAGTTCGCGATCATAGCGCTCGGCCCAAATGTGGCTGCCGCTTTGCGCTTCGATCAACTGAACGGTGATGCGCACCCGGTTGCCGGCCTTGCGCACGCTGCCTTCCAGGACATAGCGAACGCCAAGCTCGCGCGCCACCTGGGGGATGTCCACGCTGCTTCCCTTGTAGACGAAGGTCGAATTGCGGGCGATCACGAACAGGCCGCGAAAGAGCGACAATCCCGTGATGATGTCTTCGGCCATGCCGTCGGAGAAATATTCCTGCTCGGCATCACCCGACATATTGGCGAACGGCAAAACGGCGATGGACGGCTTGTCTGGCATCGCCAACCCCGCAGAAGCCGGTTTCACGATGCTGTCCAACACCAAGCGATAAACCTTGACCGGAGCGGAGACGTTCTTGACCTCGCGTTCCCCCATGTCCTCGTAGGTCGCCTCGATGCGATTGCGTACCTGCTCGTAAACACCGCCGGAAATCAATATGCCGCCGGGTTCGGCCAGGGCTTCGATGCGAGCCGCGACGTTGACACCTTCGCCATGGATGTCCTGGCCATCGTCGATGATGTCACCGAGGTTGATACCGACGCGAAAATCGAGGCTGCTTTCAGCGAAGCTTTGCTGCATTTCGACGCCACATTTGACGGCTTCGTGCACAGTGGGAAATTCGGCTAAGAAACCGTCGCCGGTGAGTTTGACGAGCCGGCCTGAGTGGGCCTCCACCGTGGGGTTGATCACGCCATCGCGAACCGCCTGCCAGGCAGCGACCGTGCCTTCCGTATCCTCTTCCATGAGGCGGGTATAGCCGACCACGTCTGCGGCAAGTACCGCGGCAAGGCGTTGCTGGGTGGACCGATCCCCCATGCTTCTCCCCAGAGCAGATTTGTGGTGGCAATTCTATATGAAGTTGGACGGCTGGCAATTGATCAGCGGTGCATGCCCGAACGTCGGCTCTGGGTCATTAGCGACCGATTGGGCGGTGTCGGTATGGCGTGTCGTTTACTCAATATGTAGTGGGTGTCTGTCTTAACCGGATAGGCACGGGCCGAGGTTCGCGAACAACTGCAGAGGCTTGCCGTCGATCTCTTGACCCGGCTCTCGCTGGCCATCGGGGTGGCCGTCCGGGCCGACGGCACCGATGCCCTGGCGGCAGTGGAATAGCCGCCTAGCCTCAGCTCTCGGCGATGAACTCGCGATAGTCGGCGCTCAGCTCCTCGACGGCCGCCGCGAAGAGCCGGCCGCCGTCCTCGGGGCTGGACAGCGATGGGTCCGAGCCGATG
This sequence is a window from Alphaproteobacteria bacterium. Protein-coding genes within it:
- a CDS encoding adenylate/guanylate cyclase domain-containing protein, with product MGDRSTQQRLAAVLAADVVGYTRLMEEDTEGTVAAWQAVRDGVINPTVEAHSGRLVKLTGDGFLAEFPTVHEAVKCGVEMQQSFAESSLDFRVGINLGDIIDDGQDIHGEGVNVAARIEALAEPGGILISGGVYEQVRNRIEATYEDMGEREVKNVSAPVKVYRLVLDSIVKPASAGLAMPDKPSIAVLPFANMSGDAEQEYFSDGMAEDIITGLSLFRGLFVIARNSTFVYKGSSVDIPQVARELGVRYVLEGSVRKAGNRVRITVQLIEAQSGSHIWAERYDRELDDIFALQDEITEQVVSATNPAVMTAETERARRRRPDNLVAHDWLLRGLWHFNTFKEADNAKAQALFKKSVEIDAEFGLAYAWLAMAQFMEAYLNWSTAPEKTLQDAHDAAKRAVALDSRNEFSHAALSSVSTLLGRNSAALVAARRGVELNPGNSYPHLALALALINKGGAYEEANAAYDATLRLNPVDPTRFFALSDRASAHYQLRRYEDAIEWAHKALQVRYGYIFARALVTASLAQLDRVEEASAELAEIIRLKPDFSTASFALYRWPDTARDHLFEGLYRAGLPQ